A single Corticium candelabrum chromosome 16, ooCorCand1.1, whole genome shotgun sequence DNA region contains:
- the LOC134191734 gene encoding maspardin-like: MSTIGRSPEYLSFRSSVSQKKIVVDGSSGKAWTIYDAGPKTVRCPLICLAPASGTADIFFKQIVSLSSLGYRIIAADFPPLWSHSDWCESFRRLLDHLHLDKVHLLGASLGGFLAQKFAELTFKSPRVQSLVLCNAFADTNVFQQRMASSVFWALPAFVLKRMILSNLPNYEVDSSIADSIDFLVDKLEALDRSDLASRLTLNCMEGYIEPHKFKDTAVTIIDVFDESALTPSVKEELYKCYPNAKRAHLKSGGNFPYVCRSAEVNMHLQIHLRQFDDTKFTAKDANSEIQVQPVASGHRKSSDQDEIRATGYRQPTAEDAAAALL; encoded by the exons ATGTCAACCATCGGCCGATCACCCGAATATCTCAGCTTCAGAAGCTCCGTTTCGCAAAAGAAG ATCGTCGTCGACGGTTCGAGTGGTAAAGCGTGGACGATCTACGATGCAGGACCGAAGACCGTCCGTTGTCCATTGATCTGTCTCGCTCCGGCGAGTGGAACAGCCGACATCTTTTTTAAACAAATTGTTAGCCTCTCGTCGCTCGGATATCGCATTATTGCTGCAGACTTTCCACCTCTCTGGTCGCATTCGGATTGGTGTGAGAGTTTTAGGCGTTTGCTTGATCATTTGCATTTGGATAAGGTGCATCTGTTGGGTGCGTCTCTCGGCGGCTTTCTTGCTCAGAAGTTTGCCGAGCTGACGTTCAAGAGTCCTCGCGTTCAGTCTCTGGTGCTTTGTAATGCGTTCGCTGATACGAATGTGTTTCAGCAGAGGATGGCGTCTAGTGT GTTCTGGGCTCTGCCAGCTTTTGTGTTGAAGAGAATGATATTGAGCAATCTTCCAAACTATGAAGTCGACTCGAGTATTGCGGATTCAATTGACTTTCTTGTTGACAAA CTAGAGGCCCTTGATCGAAGTGACTTGGCGTCTCGTCTTACACTGAATTGTATGGAAGGCTACATCGAACCACATAAATTTAAAGATACGGCTGTCACAATCATAGAT GTATTTGATGAATCAGCACTGACTCCATCAGTAAAGGAGGAATTGTATAAATGTTACCCAAATGCAAAGCGAGCGCATCTCAAAAGTGGCGGAAATTTCCCGTATGTATGTCGGAGTGCCGAAGTGAACATGCATCTACAGATCCATCTACGACAGTTTGATGATACCAAGTTTACAGCAAAAGACGCCAATTCAGAGATACAAGTTCAGCCGGTCGCTTCTGGACACCGGAAGTCATCAGATCAAGATGAGATTAGAGCAACTGGATATCGTCAGCCTACAGCAGaagatgctgctgctgctttgttgtAA
- the LOC134191736 gene encoding NADH dehydrogenase [ubiquinone] iron-sulfur protein 4, mitochondrial-like: MAAVRQFGRSLAVLRRARFISTVTALTEVDKENKGALQDVPLDDFGAIAPVTGFPEEHRGRRVRIYAHSRNAMQSGTHASLHWRLDFDVQERWENPLIGWASTADPVSNVHIEFETVDEAVTFAKKNGWLYEVDKKQEVKPKWKSYGDNFSWNRKTRVTTK; encoded by the exons ATGGCCGCTGTACGACAGTTTGGTCGTTCTCTTGCCGTTTTAAGGCGAGCTCGCTTTATTTCTACTGTTACAGCACTCACAGAAGTTGATAAGGAAaataaaggagcacttcaagATGTACCTTTAGATGATTTT GGTGCGATAGCTCCTGTAACTGGATTTCCTGAGGAGCATAGAGGTCGTAGAGTGAGGATATACGCTCATTCGAGAAATGCAATGCAATCGGGAACGCACGCTAGCCTGCACTGGAGGCTGGATTTCGATGTTCAGGAGCGTTGGGAGAATCCTCTCATTGGCTGGGCATCGAC AGCTGATCCTGTATCTAACGTTCACATTGAATTCGAGACAGTCGACGAAGCAGTTACATTTGCCAAGAAAAACG GTTGGCTGTACGAAGTTGATAAGAAACAAGAAGTGAAACCGAAATGGAAATCATATGGAGACAATTTCTCATggaacagaaagacaagagtgacaacaaagtga
- the LOC134191735 gene encoding uncharacterized protein LOC134191735, translating to MVLILSSLMIICIANVVASDTTTYFVSPTGNNDNNGSKQFPWQTLSRAIQGIKQLKQSHDGKLPNPVNVMLQSGTYYGDSHMQLNFGEDVSGTADAPITFQSVNRDQKATISGGTMVGAWKETSEGVWTADLPHTNEQKPFYQLWINGTRRKLAHTPVMQYQRIGDKQHGRRTYESYYSKLRKDAAPEETGYIVFQPGQVKSNYHDIQGIQAVVYHSWTASIHQVKAIYNENNTLYLQNPTTSRFSGEASGNRFYLQNVYEMLEPGTFYLDRNTMKLTYHALAGEDPTKVEVIMPTTVQILAATGSASNDSYVDYINWKDVNFAFSSMETENCFAGTCDGQSADFLRTAAINLVGARYWTFDGVTVAHTGGYGLWANKGSSNVVIQNCHFYDLGAGGVRVGQGLHGVIADPTQQTTNVTVTNSVLEDGGHVYQMGCGILLQESAMNVLSHNLIHDFNYTGISIGWTWGYAPTSAHSNYVGFNEIYNIGKAVLSDMGCVYSLGIQPGTVVENNVCHHVWSYDYGGWGYYTDEGSSNITIQNNVVYNTKCAGIHQHYGENNMFVNNIIAFPHQVGCVPGKSCVTVAIRSSQHAPGSGGGGPFSSFTFERNIVYITNGSLFLSTIPTGFDNMTFDNNIYWSMKDHTNLTFPPSQHPTTFRQWQAKGKDTHSMVADPQFVNAMGFDFMHLQQTSPALKLGFKPIDTSHVGPQTEKGRRLMRGKTI from the exons ATGGTGCTGATTCTGTCTTCTTTGATGATTATCTGCATCGCAAACGTGGTCGCTTCCGACACAACAACATACTTCGTGTCTCCCACAGGCAACAACGACAATAACGGATCAAAGCAATTTCCTTGGCAAACGCTGTCTCGAGCCATTCAGGGAATCAAGCAACTCAAGCAATCACACGACGGCAAGCTGCCTAATCCAGTTAACGTTATGTTACAATCAGGAACGTATTATGGGGATAGCCACATGCAACTGAACTTTGGAGAAGACGTCTCAGGCACTGCAGATGCACCAATAACATTTCAATCAGTGAATCGTGATCAG AAAGCCACTATATCTGGTGGTACAATGGTTGGCGCTTGGAAGGAGACATCAGAAGGCGTGTGGACAGCAGATCTTCCGCATACTAATGAACAGAA ACCGTTCTATCAACTGTGGATAAACGGTACGAGACGAAAACTTGCACACACGCCCGTCATGCAATATCAGAGGATAGGAGACAAGCAGCATG GTCGACGTACGTATGAGTCGTATTACAGCAAACTGAGAAAGGATGCTGCACCTGAAGAGACTGGGTACATTGTGTTTCAACCTGGGCAG GTCAAAAGCAATTATCACGACATACAAGGAATACAGGCAGTTGTCTATCACAGCTG GACGGCTTCGATACATCAAGTAAAGGCAATTTACAATGAAAACAACACTCTCTACCTACAGAATCCAACTACGAGCCGGTTCAGTGGGGAGGCAAGTGGAAATCGTTTCTACCTACAGAACGTGTATGAGATGCTGGAGCCAGGCACGTTCTATTTGGACAG AAACACAATGAAGTTGACATATCATGCTCTGGCTGGTGAAGATCCTACTAAAGTTGAAGTG ATTATGCCGACTACGGTACAGATACTGGCAGCCACTGGTAGCGCATCTAATGACAGCTATGTTGACTACATTAACTGGAA GGACGTGAACTTTGCGTTCAGTAGCATGGAAACAGAAAACTGCTTTGCAGGAACCTGTGATGGTCAGTCTGCAGACTTTCTCAGGACTGCAGCAATTAATCTTGTCGGAGCTCG ATACTGGACGTTTGATGGCGTGACGGTTGCTCATACAGGCGGCTATGGCCTTTGGGCGAATAAG GGATCTTCAAATGTTGTAATTCAGAACTGCCATTTTTATGATCTTGGAGCAGGAGGAGTGAGAGTCGGGCAAG GACTGCACGGAGTCATTGCAGATCCAACGCAGCAAACTACAAATGTCACTGTCACTAACTCGGTGCTGGAGGACGGTGGCCATGTTTACCAGATG GGCTGTGGCATTCTGCTTCAGGAGTCTGCGATGAATGTGCTCAGTCATAATCTCATTCATGATTTCAACTACACCGGGATCTCAATTGGTTGGACATGGGG ATATGCACCTACAAGTGCACATAGCAATTACGTTGGTTTCAATGAGATTTACAATATTGGGAAAG CTGTACTGAGTGACATGGGGTGTGTGTACTCTTTGGGAATACAACCAGGGACAGTG GTTGAGAACAACGTGTGCCACCATGTTTGGAGTTACGACTATGGAGGATGGGGGTATTACACAGACGAGGGAAGCAGTAATATCACAATACAAAATAATGTTGT GTACAATACAAAGTGTGCCGGCATTCATcag CATTATGGGGAGAATAACATGTTCGTCAACAATATCATTGCCTTTCCTCACCAAGTCGGCTGTGTCCCAGGCAAGTCATG CGTTACTGTAGCCATTAGATCATCACAACATGCACCAGGATCTGGTGGAGGAGGGCCATTCAGTTCGTTTACATTCGAGAGAAATATA GTTTATATTACCAATGGGAGTCTCTTTCTCTCCACCATACCGACGGGATTTGACAATATGACATTTGATAACAACATCTACTGGAGCATGAAAGATCACACAAACCTCACTTTTCCTCCATCTCAACATCCGACTACCTTTCGACAG TGGCAAGCGAAAGGAAAGGACACTCACTCAATGGTGGCCGATCCACAGTTTGTCAACGCAATGGGATTCGATTTCATGCATTTGCAGCAAACGTCACCAGCCCTTAAGCTCGGATTCAAGCCTATTGATACCTCACACGTGGGACCACAAACCGAGAAGGGACGACGACTGATGAGGGGCAAGACCATTTAG
- the LOC134191733 gene encoding glutamic acid-rich protein-like isoform X2: protein MAGSSRGRSLGTPRLLIGGLLISLVGLAFFYWSVSRSKTQLEAQHKNLQTQHAELKAKTSRDMAQIQRDLVDSNAKRLMEKKSHEQKLEQALRDKAVITLQRQEVVKQHEDESKRCKSELNSARDSAAEIGRKNEEMSDSMAELRRTEETLTNERDHCSRELSAMNDKHDAATNVIRGLKDKHQLTLSTLTVLQQRCTRAVKQLNLCHRQVEHQVMSTGVGKQVADENVETGDPVANKDADSVTNNDAQDVQPTEPQPSENTNNEEGGIKTEHNEITMTRKNESNTTPSEDTEAREGEGNSQPTAQDIGAEFAVLEEEEQNSIKEIEDEQTNEKETDAEEERKEAAAAAARNVQKENREQIGTENTQEEVEDEEPTDDYEDEDGHDDGEDEDRDEDDVKYLHADHMPHGVSNIK, encoded by the exons ACTGGAGCGTCTCTCGCTCGAAAACGCAACTCGAGGCGCAACACAAAAATCTTCAAACGCAACATGCGGAACTGAAAGCAAAAACGTCGAGGGATATGGCACAGATACAACGAGATCTCGTCGATTCGAACGCCAAGAGACTCATGGAGAAGAAATCTCACGAGCAGAAGCTCGAGCAGGCGTTGAGAGATAAGGCGGTGATAACTCTACAGAGACAGGAAGTTGTGAAGCAACATGAAGATGAATCGAAGCGTTGTAAGAGTGAGTTGAATTCGGCGAGGGATAGTGCTGCCGAGATTGGAAGAAAGAATGAAGAGATGAGTGACTCGATGGCGGAGTTAAGGAGAACGGAAGAGACATTGACGAATGAGCGG GATCATTGTTCAAGAGAATTGTCTGCAATGAATGACAAACACGATGCTGCTACAAACGTTATTAGGGGTTTGAAGG ACAAACACCAACTCACACTGTCCACATTGACAGTTTTACAACAAAGATGCACTCGTGCTGTTAAGCAACT GAATCTTTGTCATAGACAGGTAGAACATCAAGTCATGTCAACAGGAGTTGGAAAACAAGTAGCAGATGAAAATGTAGAAACAGGTGACCCTGTTGCCAACAAGGATGCAGACTCTGTTACCAACAATGATGCACAAGATGTGCAGCCAACTGAGCCACAGCCTTCG GAAAATACAAATAACGAGGAAGGTGGTATCAAGACAGAACACAATGAaataacaatgacaagaaagaatGAATCCAACACGACTCCATCTGAAGACACAGAGGCTCGTGAAGGGGAAGGAAACAGCCAG CCGACCGCACAAGATATTGGTGCAGAATTTGCAGTACTTGAGGAAGAAGAACAAAACTCAATCAAGGAAATTGAAGATGAACAGACCaatgaaaaagaaacagaTGCCGAGGAAGAACGAAAAgaagcagctgcagctgcagctagaAATGTACAAAAAGAAAACAGAGAACAGATAGGCACTGAAAATACACAAGAAGAAGTAGAAGACGAAGAACCCACAGATGACTATGAAGATGAGGATGGACATGATGACGGTGAGGATGAAGACAGGGATGAAGACGATGTTAAGTACCTTCATGCTGACCATATGCCACACGGAGTCAGTAACATAAAGTGA
- the LOC134191930 gene encoding uncharacterized protein LOC134191930 yields the protein MYYDVGALVAMQEGCPVLLQSEVGVHQCDPLGPALFALTIHPSLVNLQNIYPEIQALAYLDDVFLVGAPTDVINAFNCLSVCLQELGLNIRHDKCDLYCPDLNISIPDCPVPVKFDGIAILGLPIGTANFVSSYCSSFADSGNCLCDQLVALNDVQSASLLLRYCHVPRLNHLATTVCPSLLSETTEIHDLQTRSVFFNLLSYDHLSDSVWWQASLPIRLGGFGLSSVKSVSPCAFLASWVQALVCLLIRFPNLKSFIDSFLASPSEFPTGIVLSSLIPAASKLSDYLPENNKLQKKLSSELAESLLSNVLKASVSMRDAARFCSLTSKGAGAWISAVPSSACFTIDSCVYRSLGVEAEVRFAGLLIRMVKIM from the coding sequence ATGTACTATGACGTCGGTGCCCTAGTCGCCATGCAAGAGGGCTGTCCAGTTTTATTACAATCAGAAGTTGGTGTCCACCAATGTGACCCTTTAGGTCCGGCTTTGTTTGCGCtgaccatccatccatctctTGTCAATCTGCAGAACATCTATCCCGAAATCCAAGCTCTTGCATACTTGGACGATGTCTTCTTGGTGGGTGCTCCCACTGATGTGATCAATGCattcaactgtctgtctgtttgcttacagGAGCTAGGCTTGAACATCCGTCATGACAAATGTGATCTTTATTGTCCAGATTTAAACATCTCTATCCCAGACTGTCCAGTCCCTGTCAAGTTCGATGGCATTGCTATTTTGGGATTGCCAATTGGTACAGCAAATTTTGTCTCCAGTTATTGCTCTTCATTTGCTGATTCTGGTAACTGTCTGTGTGATCAATTGGTTGCCTTGAATGATGTACAAAGCGCTTCTTTGCTGCTTCGGTACTGTCATGTGCCTCGCCTGAACCATTTAGCCACAACTGTTTGTCCTAGTCTGCTGTCAGAGACAACTGAAATTCACGATCTGCAAACTCGCTCAGTCTTCTTCAATTTGTTATCCTATGATCACCTCAGTGATTCCGTGTGGTGGCAGGCTTCTCTACCCATCCGTCTGGGAGGTTTTGGTCTGTCCTCAGTCAAGTCTGTTTCACCTTGTGCCTTCTTGGCTTCGTGGGTTCAGGctcttgtttgcttgcttatACGATTTCCCAATTTGAAGTCATTTATAGACTCCTTTCTTGCAAGTCCATCAGAATTTCCTACGGGTATTGTGTTAAGCAGCCTCATTCCTGCTGCCAGTAAGTTGTCAGATTACCTTCCAGAAAACAACAAGCTCCAAAAGAAGTTATCTTCTGAGTTAGCTGAATCTTTACTCAGCAACGTTCTGAAAGCATCTGTTTCGATGAGGGATGCTGCTCGTTTTTGTTCTCTAACCAGTAAAGGTGCGGGTGCCTGGATTAGTGCGGTTCCTTCCTCTGCATGCTTCACAATTGACTCTTGCGTATATCGATCGCTTGGCGTGGAAGCTGAGGTTAGGTTTGCCGGTTTGCTCATCCGAATGGTTAAGATCATGTGA
- the LOC134191733 gene encoding glutamic acid-rich protein-like isoform X1 has protein sequence MAGSSRGRSLGTPRLLIGGLLISLVGLAFFYWSVSRSKTQLEAQHKNLQTQHAELKAKTSRDMAQIQRDLVDSNAKRLMEKKSHEQKLEQALRDKAVITLQRQEVVKQHEDESKRCKSELNSARDSAAEIGRKNEEMSDSMAELRRTEETLTNERDHCSRELSAMNDKHDAATNVIRGLKDKHQLTLSTLTVLQQRCTRAVKQLNLCHRQVEHQVMSTGVGKQVADENVETGDPVANKDADSVTNNDAQDVQPTEPQPSENTNNEEGGIKTEHNEITMTRKNESNTTPSEDTEAREGEGNSQVVPPPQVNSFANKQMTGQPTAQDIGAEFAVLEEEEQNSIKEIEDEQTNEKETDAEEERKEAAAAAARNVQKENREQIGTENTQEEVEDEEPTDDYEDEDGHDDGEDEDRDEDDVKYLHADHMPHGVSNIK, from the exons ACTGGAGCGTCTCTCGCTCGAAAACGCAACTCGAGGCGCAACACAAAAATCTTCAAACGCAACATGCGGAACTGAAAGCAAAAACGTCGAGGGATATGGCACAGATACAACGAGATCTCGTCGATTCGAACGCCAAGAGACTCATGGAGAAGAAATCTCACGAGCAGAAGCTCGAGCAGGCGTTGAGAGATAAGGCGGTGATAACTCTACAGAGACAGGAAGTTGTGAAGCAACATGAAGATGAATCGAAGCGTTGTAAGAGTGAGTTGAATTCGGCGAGGGATAGTGCTGCCGAGATTGGAAGAAAGAATGAAGAGATGAGTGACTCGATGGCGGAGTTAAGGAGAACGGAAGAGACATTGACGAATGAGCGG GATCATTGTTCAAGAGAATTGTCTGCAATGAATGACAAACACGATGCTGCTACAAACGTTATTAGGGGTTTGAAGG ACAAACACCAACTCACACTGTCCACATTGACAGTTTTACAACAAAGATGCACTCGTGCTGTTAAGCAACT GAATCTTTGTCATAGACAGGTAGAACATCAAGTCATGTCAACAGGAGTTGGAAAACAAGTAGCAGATGAAAATGTAGAAACAGGTGACCCTGTTGCCAACAAGGATGCAGACTCTGTTACCAACAATGATGCACAAGATGTGCAGCCAACTGAGCCACAGCCTTCG GAAAATACAAATAACGAGGAAGGTGGTATCAAGACAGAACACAATGAaataacaatgacaagaaagaatGAATCCAACACGACTCCATCTGAAGACACAGAGGCTCGTGAAGGGGAAGGAAACAGCCAGGTAGTGCCACCACCACAAGTAAATTCATTTGCTAATAAACAAATGACTGGACAGCCGACCGCACAAGATATTGGTGCAGAATTTGCAGTACTTGAGGAAGAAGAACAAAACTCAATCAAGGAAATTGAAGATGAACAGACCaatgaaaaagaaacagaTGCCGAGGAAGAACGAAAAgaagcagctgcagctgcagctagaAATGTACAAAAAGAAAACAGAGAACAGATAGGCACTGAAAATACACAAGAAGAAGTAGAAGACGAAGAACCCACAGATGACTATGAAGATGAGGATGGACATGATGACGGTGAGGATGAAGACAGGGATGAAGACGATGTTAAGTACCTTCATGCTGACCATATGCCACACGGAGTCAGTAACATAAAGTGA